A window of Pseudomonadota bacterium genomic DNA:
GCCAGGAGAGGATCATTTTCCCAACGTGAACGCCTGCTGATCAGATGGGCATACTGCCACAATTTATGGCGGACCGAAACCTCAAATCGCATTTCCCAATACAGATGAAGGGCACCTTTCTGGTGGTAATACTGGACAATTTTGCTCGGTACAAATGAATTATGGGCGACAATGTCCGCTGCCAGATGGGCAAGGTATCCGTAGACAAAAGCCTGCTGGGCCGGAGAACGAACCCGGTCCTGTAATTCAAAGGCAACCGGCCAGGTATGGCAATGGCGCAATGGATCAACGAATTTTTTCCCGACCACCATGTCCGCGGCAATATTGCCATAGAGGAAATCATAGGGATAATTGGCCAGATTAGCCGCAACCTGCAGGGGCAAAAGATTTTTGCCGGCCAGCAGTTCCCGGGCCAGTTCCAGGTGGGTTGCCGGCCCCCAGGCCCAGGCAGAATCACAGCTCAAAAGAACAAGCAACAGCGAAAAAAACACAATCAGCAAGAAGGAACTCATAGCAACTCAACTTTCTGAGTTATTCTAAAAACAGCTGAAAGAAATTTTCATGGATGTTCCGGCATGGCTCTCGCTCATTCTCGCCGGCCGTCCATGGCCTGCCTGTGCGTGCCGCACGCCGACAGGCT
This region includes:
- a CDS encoding zinc dependent phospholipase C family protein; this encodes MSSFLLIVFFSLLLVLLSCDSAWAWGPATHLELARELLAGKNLLPLQVAANLANYPYDFLYGNIAADMVVGKKFVDPLRHCHTWPVAFELQDRVRSPAQQAFVYGYLAHLAADIVAHNSFVPSKIVQYYHQKGALHLYWEMRFEVSVRHKLWQYAHLISRRSRWENDPLLARGITPTIFSFPVNRRIFNTVLLLNRTRRWQKLLLRLDKSPHYALSGDDVLYFKKKSLANMLEILRNLKDSSLCAKDPRGQRNLARAKKIGRRLRRQRSSTLTSGQLQEYIQPFLF